From Woronichinia naegeliana WA131, the proteins below share one genomic window:
- a CDS encoding transposase gives MSNKKKQYGAQFKAKVALEAIRGEKTVSELASQYEIHPTMINGWKRKVLDEASQIFETENQGKEIKENAETQINELYRQIGKLKVERDFLVDRSVQLGLPTEKPW, from the coding sequence ATGAGCAACAAGAAAAAACAGTATGGAGCCCAGTTCAAAGCCAAAGTCGCCTTAGAAGCAATTCGAGGAGAGAAAACGGTATCTGAATTAGCCAGTCAATATGAAATTCATCCAACAATGATTAATGGATGGAAACGAAAAGTATTAGACGAAGCTAGTCAAATCTTTGAAACAGAAAACCAAGGAAAAGAAATCAAAGAAAATGCTGAAACTCAGATAAATGAGCTATATCGGCAAATAGGAAAGCTAAAAGTCGAGCGAGATTTTTTAGTGGACAGGTCGGTACAATTGGGGCTACCGACCGAAAAACCTTGGTAG
- a CDS encoding Hsp20/alpha crystallin family protein yields the protein MTLIRWQSFRGIDELQREMNRVFDTLVPSTNLSTEINWPSFVPGAELTETPETVHLKLEVPGLDGKDINIEVTADSVTISGERKSETKTEEQGVTRTEFRYGQFHRVIPLPVKVQNTEAKAEYKDGILNLDLPKAEPEKNRVVKLNLG from the coding sequence ATGACACTCATTCGTTGGCAATCTTTCCGAGGTATCGATGAGCTACAACGGGAAATGAATCGCGTTTTTGATACCTTAGTTCCGAGCACTAACTTATCAACGGAAATCAATTGGCCCAGTTTTGTTCCGGGGGCAGAATTAACAGAAACCCCTGAAACGGTTCATCTAAAACTAGAAGTTCCTGGCTTAGATGGCAAAGATATTAATATTGAAGTGACAGCCGATTCCGTGACCATAAGCGGTGAACGTAAATCGGAAACGAAAACCGAGGAGCAAGGGGTAACACGGACAGAATTCCGCTATGGTCAGTTTCATCGGGTTATTCCTCTGCCCGTCAAGGTGCAAAATACGGAAGCCAAGGCAGAATACAAGGATGGCATTTTAAACCTAGATTTGCCTAAAGCTGAACCTGAAAAAAACCGTGTTGTCAAATTAAATCTTGGCTAA
- a CDS encoding ISAs1 family transposase, which produces MAKGFGARVLTPQQEKEVKIIKRSILKHFQCLKEPRTGRRQDHNLTAIVTIGILAVLSGADGFVAIEAYGKAKREWLEMFLELPKGIPSHDTFGRVFGMLETEELEKSFLSWISSLTEKMDIELIQIDGKTKRGSYDREKGLNALHSISAWSSERGLMLAQKKVDSKSNEIKAVPLLLKLLNIKGAVVTLDAMGTQTEIAKQIKQGEGDYVLALKGNQGKLNKQVRDWFKQAVAQNWQGIEYSYHEKTEKGHYRLETRQVWTVSINQLSALHRQNQWVGLATVVMVKSKTQFGHKTTETFRYYISSLPTDAERHSHVIRSHWSIENSLHWVLDVTFNEDASRVRQGNATDNLGLLRRLSINLLKHEPSQESLKMKRYLAAMDNNFLLQVLAASSRE; this is translated from the coding sequence ATGGCAAAAGGCTTCGGCGCAAGAGTTCTAACCCCACAACAAGAAAAAGAAGTCAAAATTATCAAAAGAAGCATACTGAAACATTTTCAGTGCCTAAAAGAACCGAGAACAGGGAGAAGGCAAGACCATAACTTAACAGCAATTGTCACCATAGGAATATTGGCAGTATTGTCAGGGGCAGATGGCTTCGTAGCAATTGAAGCCTATGGCAAAGCCAAACGAGAATGGCTAGAAATGTTTCTAGAGTTACCAAAGGGAATTCCCTCTCACGATACCTTTGGAAGAGTATTTGGAATGTTGGAAACAGAAGAACTAGAAAAAAGTTTTCTGAGCTGGATAAGCAGTCTAACGGAGAAAATGGACATAGAGCTGATACAGATAGATGGAAAAACGAAAAGAGGTTCTTATGATAGGGAAAAAGGACTAAATGCGTTACACAGCATAAGTGCGTGGAGTAGTGAGCGGGGACTGATGTTAGCGCAAAAGAAAGTAGATAGTAAATCTAATGAAATAAAAGCAGTCCCCTTGTTACTGAAGTTACTTAACATCAAGGGGGCAGTAGTAACCCTAGATGCAATGGGAACGCAGACAGAAATCGCAAAACAAATAAAGCAAGGTGAAGGTGACTATGTATTGGCTCTCAAAGGAAATCAGGGCAAACTTAATAAACAAGTTAGGGATTGGTTTAAACAAGCGGTCGCTCAGAACTGGCAAGGAATTGAATACAGTTATCATGAGAAGACAGAAAAAGGACATTACCGTTTAGAAACTCGTCAAGTCTGGACAGTGTCAATCAATCAGCTTTCCGCATTGCATCGCCAAAATCAGTGGGTCGGTTTAGCAACTGTTGTGATGGTTAAAAGTAAAACTCAATTCGGTCATAAAACAACAGAGACGTTTCGCTATTATATTAGCAGTCTTCCTACGGATGCCGAACGTCATAGCCATGTGATTCGTTCTCACTGGAGTATTGAAAATAGTCTGCATTGGGTTTTAGATGTCACTTTTAATGAGGATGCGAGTCGAGTGCGTCAAGGTAATGCGACTGATAATTTGGGCTTGCTCCGTCGTTTAAGTATTAATTTGCTTAAACATGAGCCATCTCAAGAAAGCTTGAAGATGAAGCGTTATTTGGCGGCGATGGACAACAATTTTCTTCTACAGGTTTTAGCAGCTAGTTCACGGGAGTGA
- a CDS encoding IS630 family transposase, which translates to MIKLEFTEEDKRLLSYGRFNHPHPRVQLKMEVLWLKSQGLSHQKIAQFAGVSVNTVTSYIRDYQEGGIEKLKEIKFNRPKSELTEHQGTIEAYFESNPPATINEAVKRIEELTGIKRSPTQVRKFLKSIGMRCLKVGTIPSKADVEAQDSYREKELEPRLEEAKAGKRAVFFVDASHFVMGAFVNFIWCFKRIFIKSPSGRKRFNVLGALNAITHEVIMVTNSSYITGTQVCELLEKIAELGLLIPITLVLDNARYQKCRIVQELAESLGIELLYLPPYSPNLNLIERLWKFVKKKCLYAKYYEDFTQFSAAISGCLEDANVKYKEELDSLLTLRFQRFDKSQIMNV; encoded by the coding sequence ATGATTAAGTTAGAATTTACGGAAGAAGACAAAAGACTGTTGTCTTACGGTCGGTTTAATCACCCGCATCCTAGAGTGCAGCTAAAGATGGAAGTTTTATGGCTAAAAAGTCAGGGATTGTCTCATCAAAAAATTGCTCAATTCGCAGGAGTTTCAGTAAATACGGTGACAAGCTATATCCGTGATTATCAAGAGGGCGGGATAGAAAAACTAAAAGAAATAAAATTTAATCGCCCGAAAAGTGAGTTAACAGAGCATCAAGGGACAATTGAGGCATATTTTGAGTCAAATCCACCAGCAACAATAAATGAAGCAGTAAAAAGAATAGAAGAATTAACGGGAATAAAAAGAAGTCCAACGCAAGTCAGAAAATTTTTAAAGTCAATAGGAATGAGGTGTCTAAAGGTGGGAACAATTCCATCAAAAGCAGATGTAGAAGCTCAGGATAGCTATAGAGAAAAAGAGCTAGAACCAAGGCTAGAAGAGGCAAAAGCAGGAAAAAGGGCAGTTTTCTTTGTAGATGCCTCTCATTTTGTAATGGGAGCATTTGTAAATTTTATATGGTGCTTCAAGAGGATTTTTATTAAGTCACCATCAGGGAGAAAACGTTTTAATGTGTTAGGAGCATTAAATGCAATTACCCATGAAGTAATTATGGTAACGAACAGTTCTTATATTACGGGAACTCAGGTTTGTGAACTCCTAGAAAAGATAGCAGAATTAGGACTATTAATACCGATTACGTTGGTATTAGACAATGCTCGTTATCAAAAATGCCGAATTGTGCAGGAGTTGGCAGAATCATTAGGAATAGAGTTACTGTACTTACCTCCTTATTCTCCTAACTTGAATTTAATTGAAAGACTGTGGAAGTTTGTGAAGAAGAAGTGTTTATACGCAAAATATTATGAAGATTTTACGCAGTTTTCTGCAGCAATTTCAGGATGTCTTGAGGATGCTAACGTAAAATATAAGGAGGAGCTTGATTCTTTGCTCACCTTACGATTTCAACGCTTTGATAAATCTCAGATTATGAACGTTTGA